A part of Marinobacter psychrophilus genomic DNA contains:
- a CDS encoding efflux RND transporter periplasmic adaptor subunit, translated as MVRPYLGTALLVVAALTAVACSKSSEDSGAPASATASDPAVVHVRTAAVEGGDARAVSLRFAGIVRASQRATLTFQLSGTLTERRVELGQTVEVGDVLARIYSPALEPARDSASARLDELTTNYQQSQREWQRASSLRERGVVSEQALEQIAARRDGLKASVATARASLAEASKMLEENTLKAPFSGRVEALLVEQNEFVAAGQPVMRISSPKGREVEVRVPVYLLDYVSLGASLPVWSVQDRSQAPVQGSVIEIAQAGAIRGELQPLLVNLPANTLNAGMPVEVGITPQTTVALTVPLLAVIRDVNAAASSAFSSLSSSSSNSIPGPSSSTSVFLVRDGVARRTPVTVLRILGERAAIEAESLVAGDQVVYAGMTKLADGDTVIEAAQAVRAQPVEG; from the coding sequence ATGGTGCGACCTTATTTGGGTACGGCGTTGCTAGTGGTTGCGGCATTAACGGCTGTGGCGTGTTCAAAATCGTCAGAAGATAGCGGCGCTCCTGCGTCTGCGACAGCTTCAGACCCAGCAGTTGTGCATGTTCGCACCGCGGCGGTTGAAGGCGGCGATGCTCGCGCGGTCTCCCTGCGCTTTGCCGGTATAGTGCGTGCCAGCCAGCGCGCAACGCTGACCTTTCAGCTCAGCGGAACCCTTACCGAACGTAGGGTGGAGTTGGGCCAAACGGTAGAGGTTGGCGACGTGTTGGCGCGGATTTACAGCCCCGCCCTTGAACCGGCACGGGATTCTGCCAGCGCTCGCCTGGACGAATTGACCACCAATTATCAACAGTCACAACGTGAATGGCAGCGCGCCAGCAGCCTGCGTGAACGCGGCGTGGTGTCGGAACAGGCGCTGGAACAGATCGCCGCCCGCCGCGACGGGCTCAAGGCCAGCGTTGCCACCGCCCGGGCATCTTTGGCCGAAGCCAGCAAAATGCTGGAAGAAAATACTCTGAAAGCGCCATTTTCCGGCCGGGTTGAAGCCTTGTTGGTCGAGCAGAATGAATTTGTTGCTGCCGGTCAGCCGGTGATGCGCATATCTTCACCTAAAGGGCGGGAAGTGGAAGTAAGAGTGCCAGTGTACCTGTTGGACTACGTCAGCCTGGGCGCAAGCCTGCCGGTGTGGTCGGTGCAAGATCGCAGCCAGGCTCCGGTGCAGGGCAGCGTGATTGAAATCGCCCAGGCCGGTGCCATTCGTGGCGAGCTGCAACCGCTGCTGGTGAACCTTCCAGCTAACACCCTTAATGCGGGTATGCCGGTAGAAGTGGGCATAACCCCGCAAACCACTGTGGCCTTAACCGTGCCGCTGCTGGCGGTGATACGTGACGTAAACGCCGCAGCCAGTTCCGCTTTCAGCTCTCTGTCTAGCTCCAGCTCTAATTCCATACCCGGCCCCAGCTCGAGCACCAGTGTGTTCCTTGTGCGTGATGGCGTTGCCCGACGCACGCCAGTCACGGTCTTGCGGATATTGGGTGAGCGCGCGGCCATTGAAGCCGAAAGCTTGGTGGCGGGTGATCAGGTGGTGTACGCCGGCATGACCAAACTGGCTGACGGCGACACCGTGATTGAAGCGGCGCAAGCTGTGCGCGCTCAGCCTGTAGAAGGATAG
- a CDS encoding arginine N-succinyltransferase, with the protein MWLVRPVTAEDIEPILTFAETHTRALPSTLPHEREALAGRIKESCAAFAGEHGAKHLARFLFVLEHVDSHEIKGVAGIDARAGNGQPFYNYRRDELIHASHELGISRRVEALYPSHSLTDCTLLCALVIVEELRGTQAFELLSRARLLFIAGHREWFAARTVVELQGIQHSDGSVPFWDSLGRHFFNMDFATADRHSAQLSKTFIAELMPPNPIYVTLLSEAAQQALGVAHPATAGNLQLLQREGFGAGPYVDIFDGGPVLEARTDSLHSVAVSRRKILRGSADADGPLWLLAAGEGSHFRCTLTPVGEMLDAALKVPIDTWRRLGGDTGDSVRGLPL; encoded by the coding sequence ATGTGGTTGGTGCGCCCGGTAACAGCGGAAGATATCGAGCCCATACTGACTTTCGCCGAGACACACACGCGGGCGCTGCCGTCTACGCTGCCGCATGAGCGCGAGGCGCTGGCGGGCCGGATAAAAGAATCTTGCGCAGCATTTGCGGGCGAACACGGTGCAAAGCACCTGGCGCGTTTTCTGTTTGTGCTGGAACACGTCGACAGTCATGAAATAAAAGGCGTTGCCGGTATTGATGCCCGTGCCGGCAATGGTCAGCCTTTCTACAATTATCGCCGCGACGAGCTTATTCACGCGTCCCACGAATTGGGTATCTCCCGTCGGGTGGAAGCGCTTTACCCGTCCCACTCCCTGACCGATTGCACCCTGCTGTGTGCTCTGGTAATCGTCGAGGAACTTCGCGGCACCCAGGCATTCGAATTGCTTTCCCGTGCGCGTTTGCTGTTTATAGCAGGCCATAGAGAGTGGTTTGCGGCGCGTACCGTGGTAGAGCTACAAGGCATCCAGCACAGCGACGGCAGTGTGCCATTCTGGGACAGCCTGGGCCGGCACTTTTTCAATATGGATTTTGCCACCGCCGACCGGCACTCCGCGCAGCTGAGCAAAACGTTTATTGCCGAGCTGATGCCGCCCAACCCGATTTATGTAACCTTGCTCAGTGAAGCCGCGCAGCAGGCTCTGGGCGTAGCCCATCCGGCAACGGCCGGCAATCTGCAGCTGTTACAAAGAGAAGGCTTTGGTGCCGGCCCCTACGTGGATATTTTTGACGGTGGTCCGGTGCTTGAAGCGCGCACTGACAGCCTGCACAGTGTTGCGGTCAGCCGCCGAAAAATTCTCCGCGGCAGCGCCGATGCTGACGGCCCTTTATGGTTATTGGCGGCGGGCGAAGGTTCACACTTTCGTTGCACGCTGACCCCGGTTGGGGAAATGCTGGACGCCGCCTTAAAAGTTCCGATAGACACCTGGCGCCGCCTGGGTGGCGACACCGGTGACAGCGTGCGCGGATTACCATTATGA
- the astD gene encoding succinylglutamate-semialdehyde dehydrogenase — MINLTGELLIDGLWLVGHGDKFESLHPVTNETIWNGSAAGIEDVDAAVRAARKSFRVWRNTRFDERLAIVKAFGQLLEANKEVLATLIGRETGKPLWESRTEVAAMIGKIGISEQAYNERTGTRESEVAAGHAVLRHRPHGVVAVFGPYNFPGHLPNGHIVPALLAGNTVIFKPSELTPAVAELTVRLWQNAGLPDGVINLMQGAAATGKVLSAHSGLDGLFFTGSSAVGHRLHEQHGGQPEKILALEMGGNNPLIVQNVSDVDAAVHHTIHSAFISAGQRCTCARRLLVPKGSKGDLFLERLVDVSERLSVAEFDAEPQPFMGAVISPAAAEKLLAAQAQMVKQGAKILLEMKQLKASTGLLSPGIIDATGLELEDGEHFGPLLTVYRYNNFDDALELANNTRFGLAAGILTDNKKLYQRLLEETRAGIVNWNKPLTGASSAAPFGGIGASGNHRASAYYAADYCAWPMASLEANASELPGILAPGLHFD, encoded by the coding sequence ATGATCAACCTGACAGGTGAACTACTAATTGATGGCCTTTGGCTCGTCGGCCACGGCGATAAATTTGAATCCCTGCACCCGGTAACGAACGAAACGATTTGGAACGGCAGCGCCGCTGGTATAGAAGACGTAGACGCAGCCGTGCGCGCCGCCCGCAAAAGCTTTCGTGTATGGCGCAACACCCGCTTTGATGAGCGCCTTGCCATTGTGAAGGCATTTGGGCAATTGCTTGAAGCCAACAAAGAGGTTTTAGCCACATTAATAGGCAGGGAAACCGGCAAGCCGCTGTGGGAGTCGCGCACTGAAGTTGCGGCGATGATCGGTAAAATCGGTATTTCAGAACAGGCCTACAACGAGCGCACTGGCACCCGTGAATCTGAGGTAGCCGCTGGCCATGCGGTGCTGCGCCACCGCCCCCACGGTGTGGTCGCGGTATTTGGCCCTTATAACTTCCCCGGGCATCTGCCTAATGGCCACATTGTGCCCGCTTTGCTGGCGGGCAATACGGTGATTTTCAAACCCAGCGAACTGACCCCGGCGGTGGCTGAACTCACGGTACGCCTGTGGCAAAACGCAGGCCTGCCAGACGGTGTGATCAACCTTATGCAAGGCGCCGCTGCGACTGGAAAAGTACTGTCCGCGCACTCGGGGCTGGATGGCCTGTTCTTTACCGGCAGCTCCGCCGTGGGCCATCGTTTGCACGAACAGCATGGCGGCCAGCCGGAGAAAATTCTGGCGTTGGAAATGGGCGGTAACAATCCGTTGATTGTGCAGAATGTAAGCGACGTAGACGCCGCCGTGCACCACACCATTCACTCGGCGTTTATATCCGCCGGCCAGCGTTGCACCTGCGCCCGCCGCCTGCTGGTTCCAAAAGGCAGCAAAGGCGATCTGTTCCTTGAACGTTTGGTGGACGTAAGCGAACGGCTGTCGGTGGCTGAATTTGACGCCGAACCCCAGCCTTTTATGGGCGCTGTAATCTCGCCCGCGGCGGCAGAGAAATTACTGGCAGCGCAGGCACAGATGGTGAAACAGGGCGCAAAAATACTGTTGGAAATGAAGCAGCTTAAAGCCAGTACCGGTTTGTTATCGCCGGGCATAATAGACGCTACCGGTCTGGAATTAGAGGATGGCGAGCACTTCGGGCCATTACTGACCGTATATCGTTACAACAACTTTGACGATGCCCTGGAACTGGCCAATAACACTCGCTTTGGCTTGGCGGCGGGTATTTTGACGGACAATAAAAAACTGTACCAGCGCCTGCTGGAAGAAACTCGAGCCGGCATTGTGAATTGGAATAAGCCGTTAACCGGCGCCAGCAGTGCAGCGCCCTTCGGTGGCATTGGAGCCAGTGGCAACCACCGCGCCAGCGCTTATTACGCCGCGGACTATTGCGCCTGGCCGATGGCGTCGCTAGAAGCCAACGCGAGTGAGCTGCCAGGCATTCTGGCACCGGGGCTTCACTTCGACTGA
- the astA gene encoding arginine N-succinyltransferase yields the protein MLLIRPLVDRDLDALYAMAEQAGKGLTSLPADRGLLQQKIDLAGNSFNQRCAPEAALYLFALEDTATGQAVGISGIQARVGRDEVFYNYRLSVTVNASRELGVHVRTPTLQLSNDMTDVSEICSLLLADTYKGGGNGLLLSRCRFLFLDDFREQFSEKIFAEMRGVSDTEGNNPLWDALGSKFFDMAFSEADRLSGMGNKSFIAELMPKYPIYLSMLPSSARSVIGCVHANTAPALNMLQAEGFNFNGLVDIFDGGPVVETFIDNIRTVRETVGRTVTITDTPVAADVPVTERVIVANRSMQHFRATTLPLTCVNADTIELPQDVAAALQVQAGDTVRLAPLKDSGPLPRQSFKAPQ from the coding sequence ATGCTGCTGATACGCCCATTGGTTGACCGTGACCTTGATGCCCTTTACGCCATGGCGGAACAGGCGGGCAAGGGCTTGACCTCGCTGCCGGCAGACCGTGGCCTGTTGCAGCAGAAAATCGATCTGGCGGGCAACAGTTTTAACCAGCGTTGCGCCCCCGAAGCGGCGCTGTATCTGTTTGCTCTTGAAGACACCGCAACAGGCCAAGCGGTCGGAATAAGCGGAATACAGGCCAGGGTTGGCCGTGATGAGGTGTTTTACAACTATCGTCTGAGCGTTACCGTGAATGCCTCGCGGGAGCTGGGTGTTCACGTGCGAACGCCTACGTTGCAACTGTCCAATGACATGACCGACGTAAGTGAAATTTGCTCGCTGTTGCTGGCGGACACCTACAAAGGCGGCGGTAACGGCCTGCTCCTGTCTCGCTGCCGATTTTTGTTTCTGGACGATTTTCGTGAACAGTTCTCTGAGAAAATTTTCGCGGAAATGCGGGGTGTGAGTGATACCGAGGGCAATAACCCGCTGTGGGATGCTCTGGGCAGCAAGTTTTTTGATATGGCGTTCAGCGAAGCCGACCGCCTGTCGGGCATGGGCAATAAATCCTTTATTGCCGAGCTGATGCCGAAATACCCGATTTACCTGTCGATGCTGCCAAGCTCCGCCCGCTCGGTGATTGGCTGCGTGCACGCCAATACGGCGCCGGCGTTGAATATGCTTCAGGCGGAGGGTTTTAATTTCAACGGGCTGGTGGACATTTTTGACGGCGGCCCGGTGGTAGAAACGTTTATCGACAATATCCGCACGGTACGCGAAACGGTCGGGCGCACGGTCACCATTACGGACACACCGGTGGCCGCCGATGTGCCCGTTACCGAGCGCGTTATTGTGGCCAATCGTTCGATGCAACATTTCCGTGCAACCACACTGCCGCTTACTTGCGTAAACGCCGACACGATTGAGTTGCCGCAAGACGTTGCTGCGGCACTTCAGGTTCAGGCCGGCGACACAGTGCGCCTGGCGCCTTTGAAAGACAGCGGTCCGCTGCCCAGACAGTCATTCAAAGCCCCCCAATAG
- the astB gene encoding N-succinylarginine dihydrolase translates to MINHAREANFDGLVGPTHNYAGLSWGNVASKSNVSALSNPKEAALQGLAKMKQLADRGYVQGVLPPHERPHLPTLRALGFSGNDADVLAQVLKKSPELLAAVSSAAAMWTANAATVSPSADTRDRRVHFTPANLGAKFHRSIEHVVTGRALKAIFSDESHFSHHPALPAVSHFGDEGAANHTRLCSDYGAPGVELFVYGQRALNDKAKAPKRFPARQTFEASHAIARLHNLRDEGVVFAQQNPAAIDAGVFHNDVIAVGNGNTLFYHEMAFLNENSTLNDIRERLTGCELHAVRVSGSEVPLADAVSSYLFNSQLLNTDNGMLLAVPGECREVASVSQYLDKLVASGGPITAVEVFDVKQSMRNGGGPACLRLRVVLNDEERAAMHQGVILTNVLYERLTHWVEAHYRDRLSQQDLADPMLLQEVQKALDELTGILSLGSIYDFQRG, encoded by the coding sequence ATGATAAATCATGCCCGAGAAGCCAACTTTGACGGGCTGGTGGGGCCTACCCACAACTATGCCGGGTTGTCCTGGGGCAACGTGGCATCGAAATCCAACGTCAGTGCGTTGTCTAATCCCAAAGAGGCTGCCCTGCAGGGGCTGGCGAAAATGAAGCAGCTTGCTGACCGGGGCTATGTGCAAGGTGTGTTGCCGCCCCACGAACGTCCGCACTTGCCGACTTTGCGTGCTTTGGGTTTTAGCGGCAACGACGCAGACGTTCTGGCGCAGGTGCTAAAAAAGTCTCCGGAATTGTTGGCGGCGGTGTCTTCCGCTGCGGCCATGTGGACCGCGAATGCGGCCACGGTTTCGCCCAGCGCTGACACCCGCGATCGGCGGGTGCATTTTACCCCGGCCAACCTGGGTGCCAAGTTTCATCGCTCCATCGAGCATGTGGTCACCGGCCGTGCTTTAAAGGCCATATTCAGCGACGAAAGCCATTTTTCCCACCACCCGGCGCTGCCAGCGGTGAGCCATTTTGGTGACGAAGGCGCGGCCAACCATACCCGCCTTTGCAGCGATTACGGTGCTCCCGGGGTGGAGCTATTCGTGTATGGCCAGCGTGCGTTGAATGATAAGGCGAAGGCGCCCAAGCGCTTCCCTGCGCGGCAGACCTTTGAGGCGTCACACGCCATTGCCCGGTTGCACAATTTGCGCGATGAAGGCGTGGTATTTGCCCAACAGAATCCGGCTGCGATTGACGCCGGTGTGTTCCACAACGACGTGATTGCGGTCGGTAATGGCAACACCCTGTTTTATCACGAGATGGCGTTTCTGAATGAAAACTCGACGCTCAATGACATTCGTGAGCGCCTGACTGGATGTGAGCTGCATGCGGTGCGGGTGAGCGGAAGTGAGGTGCCCCTGGCCGATGCGGTTTCGTCTTACCTGTTCAACAGCCAGCTCCTCAACACCGACAACGGCATGTTGCTGGCGGTGCCGGGTGAGTGCAGGGAAGTGGCCAGCGTGAGCCAGTATCTGGACAAACTGGTGGCCAGCGGCGGCCCGATTACCGCGGTGGAAGTGTTTGATGTAAAGCAGTCAATGCGTAACGGCGGAGGGCCGGCTTGCCTGCGCTTGCGGGTAGTGTTGAATGATGAAGAGCGGGCGGCGATGCATCAGGGTGTAATTCTAACAAATGTTTTATACGAGCGTTTGACTCACTGGGTAGAAGCCCATTATCGTGACAGACTCAGCCAACAGGATCTGGCCGATCCGATGTTGCTGCAGGAAGTACAAAAAGCGCTGGACGAACTCACCGGCATTCTGAGCCTGGGGTCGATTTACGATTTTCAACGGGGATAA
- a CDS encoding efflux RND transporter permease subunit produces MVVTMLCLLGIAAFSTMPRQEDPSFPYRAGLVSVVYPGASAADIERLVLQPLTDELRQVEELDYSQGIARTGVALLSLRLKDTIYETNPAWDRVRRAMDRARRDFPDDVGLMALDDRLIDIPAIVLAVAGSPSVTELTAVAERLKTNLGDISGLSRVELDGDSDEQITLALDDSALFRLGISPAQVLDTLAQRNQTTPGGFVVVNGRRLSILPNSQFTDIEAIRATPIELPDGSQVPLAAAVEVWRGPVEPRQPETWYDGERVVTLSLIMEEGTTDAIRFGQQVRERLLQIQGDFAPYQIHEMFFQPDKVQERLIGLAWSLVLSVLIIVAVVFTGMGIRMGLLVASILPMVALISIGLYDMGGGVLHQVAIIGMVISLGILIDNAIVIVENIQGHLDEGMHRLDALRKAVGELAGPLGASTGTTVAAFTPMLLSKGGAADFTRGVPIMIMLTLSVSYLLAISVVPLLAARFLKARRREKEDRLIGLARFLGGLVFYHPKRLVLAGSLLVFASLGMTPFMAQQFFPNADRPRVVVEMYLPEGTDQAQTSAVAAQLEHAIRSQPAALDIQRFIGFAGPSFYYNLQRSPQAPNRGRLVIRTPTLADTTDMIRWVRTYVAEHLPELDVVVGTLAQGPPRAAPVEVRIYNANAEARALATEQVFRALRATIGTVDLRHDLDIGVPGVEINVDDATAARFGLTRADVANSLYGQSFGIAAETYRQEDDPIPLVLRSREGTAISLERLLSVNIYNSQGDAIPLAALASVDTRWEAAVMYSRNGVAINTVAANLVTGFSFSQALDGMNRALESDPLPPGTRLELGGDAEGSGDANGALLKAAPIGILLLLFFLLLQFNSFRRVGIILLTVPLATVGIFPGLVLSGSPFGFQSLLGVIALVGIVVNNAIVLLDVMDRELDNGHDIFNAVRKAVEQRTRPILLTTATTVAGLLPLAFSSSTLWPPMAWAIISGLLASTVLTLLMIPAVCSLLIKVPVAEPDNLPA; encoded by the coding sequence ATGGTCGTTACGATGCTGTGCCTTTTGGGCATTGCCGCTTTCAGCACCATGCCGCGCCAGGAGGATCCATCGTTTCCCTATCGAGCGGGCCTTGTGTCGGTGGTTTATCCCGGTGCCAGCGCCGCGGATATAGAGCGCCTGGTGCTGCAACCGCTGACCGACGAATTGCGGCAAGTGGAGGAGCTGGATTACAGCCAGGGCATTGCTCGCACCGGCGTAGCGCTGCTGAGCTTGCGCCTGAAAGACACAATATATGAAACCAATCCGGCTTGGGACCGTGTGCGCCGGGCGATGGACCGGGCTCGCCGGGATTTTCCTGACGATGTGGGATTGATGGCGCTAGACGACCGCTTGATTGATATTCCGGCGATTGTGCTAGCAGTGGCGGGGTCGCCCTCTGTTACCGAGCTGACCGCAGTGGCCGAGAGGTTAAAGACGAATCTGGGTGATATCAGCGGATTGTCTCGCGTTGAGTTAGACGGCGACAGCGACGAACAGATAACCCTGGCGCTAGACGATTCTGCGCTCTTCCGCCTGGGCATCTCCCCGGCCCAAGTGTTGGACACCCTGGCACAGCGCAACCAGACCACGCCAGGCGGCTTTGTAGTAGTAAACGGCCGCCGCCTATCGATACTGCCGAACAGCCAATTTACCGACATTGAAGCCATACGCGCCACGCCCATTGAACTTCCAGACGGCTCCCAAGTGCCGCTTGCGGCGGCGGTGGAGGTGTGGCGTGGGCCAGTGGAACCGCGCCAGCCGGAAACCTGGTATGACGGCGAACGGGTGGTAACGCTGTCGCTGATAATGGAAGAAGGCACCACCGATGCCATCCGCTTTGGCCAGCAGGTGCGGGAGCGATTGCTACAGATTCAGGGTGATTTTGCGCCTTATCAGATTCACGAGATGTTTTTCCAGCCAGACAAGGTACAAGAGCGCTTGATAGGCTTGGCGTGGAGCCTGGTGCTGTCAGTGCTGATTATTGTAGCGGTGGTGTTCACTGGGATGGGCATACGCATGGGGCTTCTGGTGGCGTCCATTCTCCCGATGGTGGCGCTGATCAGCATTGGCCTTTATGACATGGGCGGCGGCGTGCTGCACCAGGTAGCCATTATCGGCATGGTGATTTCCCTCGGCATTCTGATTGATAACGCCATTGTGATTGTGGAGAACATACAGGGCCATCTGGATGAAGGCATGCACCGGCTTGATGCCCTGCGCAAAGCGGTGGGTGAGCTGGCAGGGCCTTTGGGTGCGTCAACCGGCACCACCGTCGCGGCGTTTACGCCCATGTTGTTGTCGAAAGGCGGTGCTGCCGACTTCACCCGCGGCGTGCCGATCATGATCATGCTGACGTTGTCTGTTAGCTACCTGCTGGCTATATCTGTGGTGCCATTGCTGGCGGCGCGGTTTCTGAAGGCCCGTCGTCGCGAGAAGGAAGACCGGTTGATCGGGCTTGCGCGTTTTCTTGGCGGTCTGGTGTTCTACCATCCGAAACGCTTGGTGCTGGCGGGCTCGTTATTGGTGTTTGCCAGCCTGGGCATGACGCCGTTTATGGCCCAACAGTTTTTTCCGAACGCCGACCGGCCGCGGGTGGTGGTGGAAATGTATCTGCCCGAGGGTACTGATCAAGCCCAGACATCGGCGGTGGCTGCCCAGCTGGAACACGCGATTCGCAGCCAGCCGGCGGCGCTGGATATACAGCGTTTTATCGGTTTTGCCGGCCCCAGTTTTTATTACAATCTACAGCGATCACCCCAAGCGCCCAACCGCGGCCGACTGGTGATACGCACGCCGACCCTGGCCGATACTACCGACATGATTCGCTGGGTGCGCACCTATGTGGCCGAACATCTGCCCGAGCTGGATGTGGTGGTGGGCACACTGGCGCAGGGGCCGCCGCGGGCAGCACCGGTAGAGGTGCGGATATACAACGCCAACGCGGAAGCTCGTGCCCTTGCCACCGAGCAGGTCTTTCGTGCCTTAAGGGCGACCATTGGCACAGTAGACTTGCGTCATGACCTGGATATTGGCGTGCCTGGCGTCGAAATTAACGTGGATGACGCCACCGCTGCACGCTTTGGTCTGACCCGTGCCGACGTAGCGAACAGCCTTTACGGCCAGAGTTTTGGCATAGCGGCGGAAACCTATCGCCAGGAAGACGACCCCATTCCGCTGGTGTTGCGTTCCCGCGAGGGCACGGCTATTTCGCTCGAACGGTTGCTGTCGGTGAACATCTACAACAGCCAGGGTGACGCCATACCGCTGGCGGCGTTGGCCTCGGTAGACACCCGTTGGGAAGCGGCGGTGATGTATTCCCGCAATGGTGTGGCAATCAATACGGTAGCGGCGAACCTGGTCACCGGGTTCAGCTTTAGCCAGGCTTTAGATGGCATGAATCGTGCGTTGGAATCGGACCCTTTGCCGCCGGGTACGCGGCTGGAGCTGGGCGGTGATGCCGAAGGTTCGGGCGACGCTAACGGCGCGCTGCTAAAGGCTGCGCCCATCGGTATTCTGCTGTTGTTATTCTTTCTGCTGTTGCAGTTTAATTCTTTCCGCCGGGTGGGGATTATTCTGCTGACCGTGCCGTTGGCTACCGTGGGCATATTTCCGGGGCTGGTGCTGAGCGGTTCGCCTTTTGGTTTTCAGTCATTGTTGGGGGTGATTGCTCTGGTGGGTATTGTGGTGAATAACGCCATTGTGCTGCTGGATGTGATGGATAGGGAGCTGGATAACGGCCACGACATTTTTAACGCCGTGCGCAAGGCCGTAGAACAACGCACCCGGCCCATTCTGCTGACCACCGCTACGACCGTGGCGGGTTTGCTGCCGCTGGCGTTCAGCAGCTCTACGCTATGGCCGCCCATGGCCTGGGCCATTATCTCCGGCCTGCTGGCGTCTACTGTGCTGACCCTGCTGATGATCCCTGCGGTTTGCTCGCTGCTGATCAAAGTGCCGGTAGCCGAACCGGACAACTTACCGGCCTGA
- a CDS encoding aspartate aminotransferase family protein: MNKDRVSRELFDDVMVPNYAPGTIVPVRGKGSRIWDQDGREFIDLQGGIAVNCLGHSHPGLLSALQEQSQKIWHLSNVMTNEPALRLAKTLCDHTFAERVFFANSGAEANEAAFKLVRRYAWEHTGAEKHEIIAFKNAFHGRTLFTVSVGGQPKYLEGFEPAPGGIQHAEFNDLESVKKLISKEKTCAIVVEPIQGEGGVMPATKEFLQGLRQLCDENDALLVFDEVQSGAGRTGYVFAYEMYDVVPDILTSAKGLGGGFPIAAMLTTAKVAASLPVGTHGSTYGGNALACAVAQKVMDTITQPEILKGVKLRSDHLRKGMMDIGERYGVFSEVRGAGLLLGCVLTEKWQGRAKDFLNAGLDEGVMILIAGANVLRLAPSLIIPEADVDEALKRFEAAVQKLTANQ; the protein is encoded by the coding sequence ATGAACAAAGACCGTGTATCCCGCGAGTTGTTTGACGACGTTATGGTACCTAATTACGCCCCCGGAACGATTGTACCGGTACGCGGTAAAGGGTCGCGAATATGGGATCAGGACGGTCGCGAATTTATCGACCTGCAAGGCGGTATTGCAGTTAACTGCTTGGGCCATTCGCACCCGGGCCTGCTAAGCGCGCTGCAGGAGCAGAGCCAGAAAATCTGGCACCTGTCTAACGTGATGACCAACGAGCCTGCGTTACGGTTGGCCAAAACCTTGTGTGACCACACCTTCGCCGAGCGTGTGTTTTTTGCCAATTCCGGCGCCGAAGCCAACGAAGCCGCCTTTAAACTGGTGCGGCGTTACGCCTGGGAACACACCGGTGCTGAAAAACATGAAATCATCGCGTTCAAAAATGCGTTTCATGGCCGCACCCTGTTTACCGTCAGCGTAGGTGGCCAGCCCAAGTACCTGGAAGGGTTCGAACCTGCACCGGGTGGCATTCAGCACGCAGAGTTTAACGACCTGGAATCGGTAAAAAAACTGATCTCCAAAGAAAAAACCTGTGCCATTGTGGTTGAGCCCATTCAGGGTGAGGGCGGTGTGATGCCGGCCACAAAAGAGTTTTTGCAAGGCCTGCGGCAGTTGTGCGACGAGAACGACGCGCTGCTGGTGTTTGATGAAGTGCAAAGCGGAGCAGGGCGCACCGGTTATGTCTTCGCTTACGAAATGTACGATGTGGTGCCAGATATTCTGACCAGCGCCAAAGGTTTGGGTGGTGGCTTCCCGATAGCCGCTATGCTGACCACCGCAAAGGTCGCGGCCAGCTTGCCAGTTGGCACACACGGCAGCACTTATGGTGGCAACGCGCTGGCTTGTGCTGTGGCGCAAAAAGTCATGGACACCATCACCCAGCCTGAAATTCTGAAAGGTGTAAAATTACGGTCCGATCACCTGCGCAAAGGCATGATGGACATCGGCGAGCGATATGGCGTATTCAGTGAAGTACGTGGCGCCGGCTTATTGTTGGGTTGCGTTTTAACCGAAAAATGGCAGGGCAGGGCGAAAGACTTTCTTAACGCCGGTCTGGACGAAGGTGTCATGATATTAATAGCTGGCGCCAACGTGTTGCGCCTGGCGCCGTCGCTGATTATTCCGGAAGCCGATGTAGACGAAGCCCTGAAACGCTTTGAAGCGGCCGTGCAGAAACTCACCGCTAATCAATAA